The genomic window TGGTTTACCATAAATTTCAGAGTGCAATACTTTGTTGCTTCCGTGTTCTTAACAAGGTTGTTGGGATCTCAAACTTGTGTTCCAAAGTGTTTTGAGGGTAAAAGGAGTTTGATATTAGAAAGGAACAAAGAAAGTGTAAACCTTTTAAGTTATTGATAGCTTGGATTGGGAGCTATGTATAAGTAGCTTTGTTATCACATTATTATTTGTGAAATCCCTCCAAATTGAATTGCCAATTTTGCTCTGAATCAAAGCTACACTACATTAGACCAAGCTAGGTTTGACAGGAACATTTGAGACCATATAGGACTTTGGATTTCAATGAAGTTGTAAGCCAAAAACCACTAGCATTTATGTTGATATTTACTGTATTGCTTTATTGcttctttgattttatttttattgctgcAGTGCTGGAATTGGGGTTCTCAATGCTGCAAGAAAAACAATGGCAAGGATGTTGGGGAATAATGAGATTGCTTATGAGAGTGCAAAGAGTCAATTTTGGGTCGTTGAGGCAAAGGTATTGTATTTCCTGGTACTTGTAGTTTAATTCGTGTTTTCCCTATTGGTATAAAATAGTTCTTTTTAGTTTCGTTAACTGATGATTTATACTTATGTTACATTTTTAGTTTAGTTCTTGTATTTTAAATActtatttttatcattaattgAACCGATTACCTTGTTCCGCTGCAATCTAATAATCATTGATATGACATACATTTTAGAAGTTAATTTGTAAACATTTTAAAAGTccaaaaatgttttaaaaattcagaaggaaaaaagaaaaaaactcgCTTGCTTTCTATCATGATATGCCAAAATGCATTCATGGTTGAAAAGTTTCTAATACGCCTCCTCACATAATGGCCAATCCTTTTGTCTTGAGGCATGGACAAAAATGCATAGGTCCACAGGTACCTTGTATTAATATTGATTTTTATTCATAAGAATGGGAGaaacaaaaattgaaatttaTACCTTTTTGTCTTAGAAGCTTTGATATTATGTTATGAACCATCTCTTCCAAAACTTAAAACAGTTAGGTAGTATATCTAATGGAAAATCAAACTTATTTAACcctattttattgtatatatttaatGAGTTATTACATACTTGTTTTGCCTTTTTCATGATGAAAGCATTTTATTCTTTTATGACACTGGCATGCTTTAGATTCCGGTTTGGATTAGTCAATGATTCACTGTTTTTCATCTTAAACATCACCTCACTTTCCCTGTTTTAGCACTTTTGAAGATGTCAAAAAATATTAGCCcgtaaaattttaagtttttaactagaGTTAGATTTTTGGCAGGTTTTTATGGATTACAATGTCTTATTCAGTTTGCTTATTGTTTTTACCAAATATAGGGGTTAATCACTGAAGGACGGGAAAATATTGATCCAGATGCCCTACCTTTTGCAAGAAATTTGAAAGAAATGGTTCGTCAAGGACTCAGGGAAGGAGCAAGCCTTGTGGAAGTGGTTCGTGAAAATGATCTCTTTACTTGATTTAGCAATTTTGAAAATCACAATATGAGATTGATCAATGTAATAATATTGACAGTTTTTCCCTCTAGAATGTCGAGACTAAGTTAGTATCACTCAGTTTTATATGGAAAAATTCATAGCACGAGTATGATGATCACAATAATTGTTCTCACTCCCAAGGTGCCATAAAATTGAAGAATGATGACGGCAGAATATTTGTTAGATTGCATGCTAATATTTACTGTGGGAGTTATTAGCTTGTAGACTCCTTATGTAAAGTTACAACATGCTTCTGTAATACTTATTTCTCTGAATTTTGTGTGTTTATGATGGTAAGAATTGCTGAGCTGCTTCCTTAATACATTCTTGTATTTCGATAGCTTCCAATGGAGAAGGTTGTACTTGTTCACTGAATTGTTCGTCAGCTAAAACTGGGGTGGAAATAAATGATGAGAGCAAAGGATGAAGCTCACAAATGGAGGGAGCTATGCATGAAAAATCTCTTAATAGGTGGTTCCATGTTTCTTCATCCCATTTACTATCATATTCCAATCAGAAGCTTCACCTCTCAACGAACAACAAAGGAAGCTTCATCCCATTTACTATCATGTTCCAATCAGAAGACTGATCTGAGTTTCAAATTAGCTTTCCATTGCACAATAAAATGTTGGAACATTATCTTTACTGATTTTGTCAGAAGTGAGACTTCAAAACCACACTTGAGATGCTTAAGTGACATACTGACATTTGATAACTTGCAGAGGTAACAAAGCATTTTGCAGCTTTAACTGTGGATCCGAGGAATAAGTGGAGAAAACTTGTTCTAACTCAACAGACAGCTCTCCTGGCTCAAGTTACCATGATCTCTTCTTCAAGGGTCTGCTTTGTTGGTTGTCATGATCCAATTTTCATGGTTTTATGATAGCTTTGGTAGAGTTCTATTCCTTCTGAATCTTGGTAACTTCTAGAAAGATAAATGCATTATAATGTTCACTAGATGAGACAGAAAGAGGCCACTGGTTTCATTTTATGTTTTGTCATTACTATGAACTCTTTGATTTGATCAATGCACGCAGCATATTGGCCATTGAGATTTTGAATATTtcattgaactattcttattctAGAATGAATATGGTTAAATTTCAAATCGATAAACATTATATCAGTTCACTATTTTTTAGCTATGGAAATTTTGAAATGGAACCTATTTATTATTTGAGGCCTAATTATGTGAAGAGAAGAAGGCTTACATTGAGATTAAATTACATAAGCCGTTTATCTCACAACAATATGCGCCAAAAATTGTTGTCAATATCTATTTTTATCATTATCAATTTGTTATaattcatttaaaaaataaaacaaaaaataaaaatatattgtcTATTTTTGTCATTATCAATTTATTATActtctttctaaaaataaaaatattaaatgattaacaattttttttattttgatcatATATTTGAATTAGCGCTAGCAAACTCTATACTTTTTAAGACGAAGTATTTGTGCTTGTTTGGGTGCCATGTCTCATGGCATTCTCCCAAGAAATATGCTATCATTGAAAACAAGGTGTCATCATTAACCGTTTTGAATTGACATGATAGCAACACCAACTACCAACACGAGGATACTGGAAAGACAAAGGCATAGCTGCACGACAAAACAGGGTACCAGAGAAGGAGACTCAAAAACTCTTCGAGAGAACAACAACTGTAGCGTGTCTTTACTCCCTTGCTATAATGTGAGCATGTTAGTTAAGTGTCAGGCCGTTGACGAGTTTGTTAagattcatatatttttttatcggatcttttttaatctttttcaacaatattttatcttattaatgatattttaagatttaatcAGATTTTAGTTTCCTATTTTAATGTAAATATCTTAGTCTATTTAAAGTCTTAATCCTCAAAGTTCTCttccatgaaattaaagagcgTCAAAAAAGAAGAGTGAAAAACAATACTCACAATTCAATggcttctccttctctctcagtTCCCTACGCTCTTCTTCCAAGCATTCAGCAAACACACCtcgttgatgatgatgatgatcctaTAACCGTTGATAGAAGCATCTTCAGTTTATCGGAGAACAAGCGTTATGAGTGGAAGAACATGTTGGAGGGTCATGTTGGAGCATGGTGTGTTGGTTCTTCTCACGGTTGGATTGTGCTTTTGGATCAGAATGGAGTTCCACTTCTTCtaaattcttcttcttccactaCCATTAAAGTACCACCTCTTCCCCTTTCATTCTTGCACCCTGTCACATATTCTTACTTTGCTGAATACTTAAGGAAAATGTTCATAGTCAAAGCAACCTTGATGTGTTCTTCCTCTCCTTCAAGCTACATTCTTGCCATCATATATGGTTCAAACAACAAGATTGCTTATTGCAATTCTGCAACTTGGGTTGAGCTCTCTCATGATAAGCAATCTTACTGTGACATTGTGTTCAGCAACAACTATCTTTATGCCTTGACACAAGATGGTTCTATTGAAGTTTGGAATATTTGTGGGCAAATTCCTAAAAGATTGATTCTTTTAACACCAACTGTGGAGGAGAATGATGAAGATGAGAAACCATATTTAGGAGAAAACTTCTCAAAAAATTTGTACTTGGTGGTATCTGCAGAAGAAATTTTGCTGGTGATAAGGTTTATTGGGAATTTTGTGAATGATGACGGGTTGGTAATAGAAGAAGGAGATCTTTTATCATCTGAGAATACACAACCATTGATTTGTCCTTATAGAACAAAATATTTTACTGTTTATAAACTTGATATTGGAGACAAGAAGTGGAAAAAGATGAGATCTTTACATGATAAAGTTTTGTTCTTGGGTGCTAATGAGTCTATATCAATGGATGCTAACGCTTGCTTAGGGTGTAAAGCAAACTCAATCTATTTCACAGATGATAGGTGGGAAGAGATGACTTTGGACTACATGTATGGTGGACATGATTGGGGTGTTTTCAATCTTCAAGAAAAATGTATTAAGAGCCTCATGGAATGTGCAAATAGGATTGATCCTCCACCAATTTGGATAGTTCCATAGTAATTTAGGGTTTGCCATTTCCCATTTAGAATGATATGGTTCTTTTGtaattgactttttttttttttcttctctatttGACAATTCAAGAAATCATGTAAAGAACTTAAGATTCGCGGACTTTTTTTAAGTACATATGACACATTACAATATATCTTTTTCATTCCTCCTAGTAATCTATTATGGTCTCTTTTTGGTAGAAACCTGTGTATGATGTGGTACAGTAATCACCTTTTCTTTTTTACTTCTAATTTAAAGAACATCATAAGCAAATTGAATTGAACAGTGTTGAGCATTATGCGTCTCTTATTTTTCATGCTTACAATAAATGAAGAAAACATTTGGTTGCTGCATCAATAGTTTAATAGTAGTTCCTTCATCAAATATCGTAATGCAGAAAGTTTCCTTAATGGTTGCTGCAAATATACAAACCA from Arachis ipaensis cultivar K30076 chromosome B09, Araip1.1, whole genome shotgun sequence includes these protein-coding regions:
- the LOC110267102 gene encoding NAD-dependent malic enzyme 62 kDa isoform, mitochondrial-like; this encodes MCSAGIGVLNAARKTMARMLGNNEIAYESAKSQFWVVEAKGLITEGRENIDPDALPFARNLKEMVRQGLREGASLVEVVRENDLFT
- the LOC107615020 gene encoding uncharacterized protein LOC107615020 — translated: MASPSLSVPYALLPSIQQTHLVDDDDDPITVDRSIFSLSENKRYEWKNMLEGHVGAWCVGSSHGWIVLLDQNGVPLLLNSSSSTTIKVPPLPLSFLHPVTYSYFAEYLRKMFIVKATLMCSSSPSSYILAIIYGSNNKIAYCNSATWVELSHDKQSYCDIVFSNNYLYALTQDGSIEVWNICGQIPKRLILLTPTVEENDEDEKPYLGENFSKNLYLVVSAEEILLVIRFIGNFVNDDGLVIEEGDLLSSENTQPLICPYRTKYFTVYKLDIGDKKWKKMRSLHDKVLFLGANESISMDANACLGCKANSIYFTDDRWEEMTLDYMYGGHDWGVFNLQEKCIKSLMECANRIDPPPIWIVP